One window from the genome of Pyrus communis chromosome 16, drPyrComm1.1, whole genome shotgun sequence encodes:
- the LOC137720721 gene encoding bifunctional 3-dehydroquinate dehydratase/shikimate dehydrogenase, chloroplastic-like, with translation MQSHQITLDDFSSSAAAADGLEVKGNAMTARNSTLLCVPIMAETVEQMVIDMGKAKAVGADLVEIRLDCLKVFNHNQDLKRLVKECPLPTLFSYRPKWEGGQYDGDEKTRLDALRLVMELGADYIDVELQVAREFINSINGKKPEKFKVIVSSHNFQDTPSVEALGNLVARIQATGADIVKIATTSLDITDVARTFQITVRSQVPLIGLVLGERGLISRILSAKFWGYLTYGTLESGIVSAPTQPTIKDLLHLYNFRQIGPDTKVFGVISKPVSHSKSPKLYNEVFKSVGFNGVYAHLLVDDIENFFQTYSCMDFAGFSVGIPHKEAALKCCDEVDPVAKSIGAINCIIRRPADGKLYGFNTDYVGAISAIEEGLKGSHNGGSVTGSPLAGRLFVVIGAGGASKALAYGAKQKGARILIANRTYDRARELADTVGGDALSLADLCNIAPEDGMILANTTSIGMQPNVGDTPISKDALKFYSLVFDAIYTPKMTRLLREAKECGVTIVSGLEMFIGQAYQQFEKFTGLPAPKELFRKVMENHS, from the exons ATGCAATCTCATCAAATTACG cttgatgatttttcttcttctgctgctgctgctgatggaCTGGAAGTGAAAGGTAACGCCATGACGGCGAGGAATTCTACCTTACTTTGTGTTCCGATAATGGCTGAAACTGTCGAACAGATGGTGATCGATATGGGCAAGGCAAAAGCCGTTGGCGCTGACCTTGTGGAGATTCGATTGGATTGTCTGAAGGTTTTCAATCACAATCAAGATCTCAAGCGTCTAGTGAAAGAGTGCCCCTTGCCGACACTGTTCAGTTATAG GCCAAAATGGGAAGGTGGCCAGTACGATGGTGATGAAAAAACTCGATTGGATGCACTTCGGTTAGTTATGGAGCTCGGAGCTGATTACATTGATGTCGAGCTTCAG GTTGCTCGTGAATTCATCAACTCTATAAATGGAAAGAAGCCAGAAAAGTTTAAAGTTATTGTTTCTTCTCACAACTTTCAAGATACCCCATCTGTGGAGGCTCTTGGCAATCTTGTAGCAAGAATACAAGCTACTGGAGCTGACATAGTGAAGATTGCAACCACTTCCTTAGATATAACAGATGTAGCACGCACTTTTCAAATAACCGTTCGTTCTCAAGTTCCGTTGATAGGACTTGTACTGGGTGAGAGGGGTTTGATTTCACGGATACTTTCTGCAAAATTTTGGGGTTATCTTACTTATGGTACGTTGGAGTCGGGAATAGTTTCTGCTCCTACTCAACCTACAATCAAGGATCTATTACATTTATACAATTTCAGACAGATAGGACCTGACACAAAAGTGTTTGGCGTCATTAGCAAACCTGTCAGTCACAGCAAATCACCAAAGTTGTACAATGAAGTATTCAAGTCAGTCGGTTTCAACGGCGTTTATGCACATTTGTTGGTAGACGATATTGAAAATTTTTTCCAGACATACTCATGCATGGATTTTGCTGGATTCAG CGTTGGTATTCCTCACAAGGAAGCCGCCCTGAAGTGCTGTGATGAGGTTGATCCAGTTGCAAAG TCAATCGGAGCTATAAACTGCATTATAAGGAGACCAGCTGATGGGAAGTTATATGGATTCAATACGGACTATGTTGGTGCTATTTCTGCCATTGAGGAAGGACTGAAAG GTTCACATAATGGTGGCAGTGTAACTGGTTCACCTTTAGCTGGAAGGCTGTTTGTTGTCATTGGTGCTGGTGGTGCGAGCAAGGCACTTGCTTATGGTGCAAAGCAGAAGGGAGCAAGGATTCTAATTGCCAATCGCACATATG ATCGAGCCAGAGAACTTGCAGACACCGTCGGTGGTGACGCATTATCTCTTGCTGATCTATGTAATATCGCTCCAGAGGACGGCATGATTCTTGCAAACACAACATCTATTGGAATGCAACCGAATGTTGGTGACACACCCATTTCCAAG GATGCTCTGAAATTTTATTCACTGGTTTTCGATGCCATTTACACACCAAAAATGACGAGACTGTTGAGGGAAGCAAAAGAATGTGGTGTCACAATTGTGAGTGGGTTGGAGATGTTCATTGGACAGGCATATCAACAGTTTGAGAAGTTCACTGGATTGCCAG CTCCTAAGGAACTCTTTAGAAAAGTCATGGAAAATCACTCTTGA